In one Silvibacterium dinghuense genomic region, the following are encoded:
- a CDS encoding pyridoxal phosphate-dependent aminotransferase gives MRTEWSRRALLKVTGLTAAGAAITSGASPRAFAALADADTAPSAPIYLNLNENAFGPSEAVAPALTREFGRLSRYASDALAQPFLEQVATYEHLPVEQVIPGEILGGLGLWLGSRGGHGGEFLYSAPGYTALVDAAAHVGGEAVPIPLNARYENDLDAFREKLTPKTRAIYLINPHNPTGTVTETDTFLRFLREISQKAPVIVDEAYLEYTPDFERRSAVQLVREGANVLVFRTFDKIHGLAGLPIGYTLAPASVVSALRQQGYGNAESLGRLNITAASAALGDTAHGARVRNIVSEERAKWTSFLDRQGRKRSDTVTNFVFFDAGLPQVELAAYLRKQGIEIGRTFPPYTNWARITIGLPEENRKAQGALERLWR, from the coding sequence GTGCGTACCGAATGGAGCCGCCGCGCTCTGCTAAAAGTTACCGGACTCACCGCCGCGGGGGCGGCCATCACCTCAGGCGCATCTCCACGCGCCTTCGCAGCCCTCGCAGACGCAGATACCGCGCCGTCTGCGCCTATCTACCTCAACCTAAACGAAAATGCCTTCGGGCCTTCAGAAGCGGTTGCTCCCGCGCTCACCCGTGAGTTCGGCAGGCTCTCACGCTACGCAAGCGATGCACTCGCGCAACCGTTTCTCGAGCAGGTTGCCACTTATGAGCATCTCCCCGTGGAGCAGGTCATCCCCGGCGAAATCCTTGGCGGCCTCGGTCTCTGGCTCGGCAGCCGCGGCGGCCACGGTGGCGAATTCCTCTACTCCGCACCCGGCTATACCGCGCTGGTCGATGCTGCCGCCCATGTCGGAGGCGAAGCCGTACCCATCCCGCTCAATGCGCGCTATGAAAATGATCTCGACGCCTTCCGCGAGAAACTTACGCCGAAGACTCGTGCCATCTATCTCATCAACCCTCACAACCCAACGGGGACTGTAACTGAGACGGATACATTTCTGCGCTTCCTGCGCGAAATCTCTCAGAAGGCTCCAGTCATTGTGGATGAGGCCTACCTCGAATACACGCCTGACTTCGAGCGCCGCTCTGCCGTGCAACTCGTACGCGAAGGAGCAAACGTGCTCGTCTTCCGCACTTTTGACAAGATTCACGGTCTCGCTGGCCTTCCCATCGGCTACACTCTCGCGCCCGCATCGGTGGTCAGCGCACTGCGCCAGCAGGGCTACGGGAACGCTGAATCTCTTGGCCGTCTGAACATCACCGCAGCCTCAGCAGCGCTAGGCGACACAGCGCATGGAGCGCGCGTACGCAACATCGTGAGCGAAGAGCGCGCCAAGTGGACAAGTTTCCTCGACCGGCAAGGGAGGAAAAGATCGGACACGGTTACAAACTTTGTCTTCTTCGACGCAGGACTGCCACAGGTTGAGCTGGCAGCTTATCTACGCAAGCAAGGCATCGAGATAGGACGAACCTTCCCTCCCTACACCAACTGGGCGAGAATTACGATTGGTCTACCCGAAGAAAACAGAAAAGCGCAGGGGGCTTTAGAGCGGCTTTGGAGGTGA